A region of Gracilinanus agilis isolate LMUSP501 chromosome 3, AgileGrace, whole genome shotgun sequence DNA encodes the following proteins:
- the LOC123238841 gene encoding dynein light chain 1, cytoplasmic-like: protein MSDRKAVIKNADMSEEMQQDSVECATQALEKYNIEKDIAAHIKKEFDKKYNPTWHCIVGRNFGSYVTHETKHFIYFYMGQVAILLFKSG, encoded by the coding sequence ATGTCTGACCGCAAGGCCGTGATCAAGAATGCGGACATGTCGGAGGAGATGCAGCAGGACTCCGTGGAGTGTGCTACTCAGGCCCTGGAGAAGTATAACATCGAGAAGGACATCGCAGCCCACATCAAGAAGGAGTTTGACAAGAAGTACAACCCAACCTGGCACTGCATCGTGGGAAGGAATTTCGGCAGTTATGTGACGCATGAGACGAAGCACTTCATCTACTTCTACATGGGCCAAGTTGCCATTCTTCTGTTCAAGTCTGGTTAG